Proteins encoded by one window of Dietzia sp. B32:
- a CDS encoding acyl-CoA desaturase, with product MAITDIPEFAHLSEADIESLGAELEQIRQDIIGSLGERDAKYIHNTIRFQRGLEIAARALLLVGSRNRTAWAVGAGTLGVAKIVENMELGHNIMHGQWDWMNDPEIHSTTWEWDIVGTAEHWKQTHNYIHHKYTNIVGLDDDVGYGVLRVTRDQRWHPFFYGNIAYNAALALLFQWGVGIQHLELGKVAKGRDDRRETMNKLKLFGKKAGRQLAKDYVFYPLLSGKGWKSTATANLVANGIRNVWTNAVIFCGHFPDGAEKFTKKDVENETQAEWYLRQMLGSANITGGPVIDFMSGNLSYQIEHHIYPDMSSNRLAEASIRVREVCRKYDLPYVAGPLPVQYFKTWRTIAKLSLPNHLLRDTTDDAPETHSERMFADLPKPLPTVEGQRAGLKTALQHHRATRRARKVAAVA from the coding sequence ATGGCCATCACCGACATCCCTGAATTCGCGCACCTCTCCGAGGCTGACATCGAATCTCTCGGCGCGGAGCTCGAGCAGATCCGCCAGGACATCATCGGCTCGCTGGGCGAGCGCGACGCCAAGTACATCCACAACACGATCCGGTTCCAGCGTGGACTCGAGATCGCAGCTCGGGCGCTGCTGCTCGTGGGCTCGCGCAACCGCACGGCCTGGGCGGTCGGGGCAGGCACTCTCGGCGTCGCCAAGATCGTCGAGAACATGGAACTCGGCCACAACATCATGCACGGGCAGTGGGACTGGATGAACGACCCCGAGATCCACTCCACCACCTGGGAGTGGGACATCGTGGGCACCGCCGAGCACTGGAAGCAGACCCACAACTACATCCACCACAAGTACACCAACATCGTCGGCCTGGACGACGACGTGGGGTACGGCGTTCTCCGGGTGACCCGCGACCAGCGTTGGCACCCCTTCTTCTACGGGAACATCGCCTACAACGCGGCCCTCGCGCTGCTGTTCCAGTGGGGCGTCGGTATCCAGCACCTCGAGCTGGGCAAGGTCGCCAAGGGTCGCGACGACCGTCGCGAGACCATGAACAAGCTCAAGTTGTTCGGCAAGAAGGCCGGCCGCCAGCTCGCCAAGGATTACGTCTTCTACCCGCTGCTGTCCGGCAAGGGCTGGAAGTCCACGGCCACCGCCAACCTGGTCGCCAACGGGATCCGCAACGTCTGGACCAACGCGGTGATCTTCTGTGGTCACTTCCCCGACGGCGCCGAGAAGTTCACCAAGAAGGACGTGGAGAACGAGACGCAGGCGGAGTGGTACCTGCGGCAGATGCTCGGTTCCGCCAACATCACCGGCGGTCCGGTGATCGACTTCATGTCCGGCAACCTGTCGTATCAGATCGAGCACCACATCTACCCGGACATGTCGTCCAACCGGCTCGCGGAGGCGTCCATCCGGGTGCGCGAGGTGTGCCGCAAGTACGACCTGCCCTACGTGGCCGGTCCCCTGCCGGTGCAGTACTTCAAGACCTGGCGGACCATCGCCAAGCTGTCACTGCCCAACCACCTGCTGCGCGACACCACCGACGACGCGCCGGAGACCCACTCCGAGCGGATGTTCGCCGACCTGCCCAAGCCGCTGCCGACCGTGGAGGGCCAGCGGGCGGGCCTGAAGACCGCGCTGCAGCACCACCGCGCCACGCGGCGGGCCCGCAAGGTCGCCGCCGTGGCCTGA
- a CDS encoding TetR/AcrR family transcriptional regulator: MEDRRMLIADSAIEVVARDGVRALTHRAVDSEAGLPSGSTSYYCRTRAQLLTLTVDRLTSLLRGFVEVSGIQELASTDPDDVLALLARMVDGLLGDYRGELAARSALIVELAGKEDTTDLVAALLDPSDLVGALDAAGLRDPAAASLDLLTVYEGLLWERTVGRLAGVGIDQKHDADVLGAVLSRHEHRGPRNLFGLRR, from the coding sequence ATGGAGGACCGGCGCATGCTCATCGCCGATTCCGCGATCGAGGTCGTGGCGAGGGACGGGGTCCGCGCCCTCACCCACCGCGCCGTCGACTCGGAGGCGGGGCTGCCCTCGGGATCCACCTCCTACTACTGCCGCACCCGTGCGCAGCTGCTGACGCTCACCGTCGACCGACTCACGTCGCTGCTGCGGGGATTCGTGGAGGTCTCCGGCATCCAGGAGCTGGCGTCCACCGATCCGGACGACGTGCTGGCCCTGCTCGCGCGCATGGTCGACGGGCTACTGGGCGACTACCGCGGTGAACTGGCGGCCAGGTCGGCGTTGATCGTCGAGCTCGCCGGCAAGGAGGACACCACGGATCTCGTGGCCGCCCTGCTCGATCCGAGCGACCTGGTCGGCGCACTCGACGCCGCCGGGCTGCGGGACCCGGCCGCCGCCTCCCTGGACCTGTTGACCGTGTACGAGGGCCTGCTGTGGGAGCGCACCGTCGGCAGGCTGGCGGGCGTCGGGATCGACCAGAAGCACGACGCCGACGTGTTGGGCGCGGTCCTCTCCCGCCACGAGCACCGCGGCCCCCGCAACCTCTTCGGTCTGCGCCGCTAG
- a CDS encoding ABC transporter permease: MLRVSLRNIAAHKLRLVLSVLAVVLGTAFVTGSLVFTSTLKSTFDGLLDQGTADLAAMIEPEDPRGAGVPFEVAEQVLELPGVEAAMPGVSGTVVLFNADGTPYQSGGAPSEGLAWIDPDDAVGDSNWITNGRAPAADDEVVLPETVLTAAGLAVGDTAEVYTTGQGMLEVTVVGAYASETDIGGYVGVGFSSERARALFTDGENASDISVRAAPGVSQEEVRDTIAAEFPEYSVSTGEEIKERLSDQLSTVLDFINYFFVAFGLIALLVGTFIIYNTFSMLVAQRLRELALLRAIGASRGQLTRSVMAEAAVTGLVGSAIGVVAGFGLAKLIFVVLEAFDLGIPSGALALTPMSVVTPLVLGFVVTVFSAWAPARRAGRVAPVQGMRVGSASTEAGGGWRTSVGLLAVVSGLLLAVIGTWQDTTKSGAITVGVGAAALIIGSFLVMPALAKPIAGGIGRVIGAPFGAVGRLAATNAGRNTRRTAATAFALTLGLTLVAAFGTLGATTKESVSGVIDQDINADVVVQGVASQGPPTPLPGGIEQRIADVDEVGDVAWLAFAFAQLSGEPQALSAAGGPVGEMIDATVVDGSLDPGPDSLVVSRTVARDKGWTMGASVPLVGPDGSESTLRVTGVYEDSQILGQFYTGMDVYERLVPENLRSTFNVLVAAADGVGQDEVLAAVTDELTDIPIAMVQSKQQYIDTQTGGIDQLLSIIYALLGLALVIAVLGIVNTLALSVIERRTEIGMLRAVGMQRSQVRRTINLESTQIAVFGALIGAAVGVYLGWAFVTVLADSGLTETTIPWGSIGIVLAASAVVGVLASLWPAHRAAKTDPLEAISD; this comes from the coding sequence GCTGCTCGACCAGGGCACCGCGGATCTCGCCGCGATGATCGAACCCGAGGACCCGCGCGGGGCCGGCGTGCCATTCGAGGTGGCAGAGCAGGTCCTCGAGCTTCCGGGCGTCGAGGCGGCCATGCCCGGCGTGTCCGGCACCGTCGTGCTCTTCAACGCCGACGGCACCCCGTACCAATCCGGGGGCGCGCCGTCGGAGGGCCTGGCCTGGATAGACCCCGATGACGCGGTCGGGGACAGCAACTGGATCACGAACGGTCGCGCGCCCGCCGCGGACGACGAGGTGGTGCTCCCCGAGACCGTGCTCACCGCCGCCGGCCTGGCCGTCGGCGACACCGCCGAGGTCTACACCACCGGGCAGGGCATGCTTGAGGTGACCGTCGTGGGCGCCTACGCCAGCGAGACCGACATCGGCGGGTACGTGGGCGTCGGGTTCTCCTCCGAGCGGGCCCGTGCCCTGTTCACCGACGGTGAGAACGCCTCCGACATCTCTGTCCGCGCCGCACCCGGCGTGAGTCAGGAGGAGGTCCGCGACACGATCGCGGCCGAGTTCCCCGAATACAGCGTCAGCACCGGCGAGGAGATCAAGGAGCGACTGTCAGACCAGCTGTCGACCGTCCTCGACTTCATCAACTACTTCTTCGTCGCCTTCGGGCTGATCGCGCTTCTGGTCGGCACGTTCATCATCTACAACACCTTCTCCATGCTCGTCGCCCAGCGCCTGCGGGAACTCGCCCTCCTGCGCGCGATCGGTGCCTCCCGCGGACAGCTCACGCGGTCGGTGATGGCCGAGGCCGCCGTGACCGGGCTCGTCGGCTCCGCCATCGGCGTGGTCGCGGGCTTCGGCCTGGCCAAGCTGATCTTCGTGGTGCTCGAGGCCTTCGACCTGGGCATCCCGTCCGGAGCCCTCGCGCTCACCCCGATGTCGGTCGTCACCCCGCTCGTGCTGGGCTTCGTCGTCACGGTGTTCTCCGCGTGGGCGCCCGCCCGTCGGGCCGGACGCGTCGCGCCCGTCCAGGGCATGCGGGTGGGATCGGCCTCCACGGAGGCCGGCGGCGGGTGGCGTACCTCCGTCGGCCTGCTCGCCGTGGTGAGTGGCCTCCTGCTGGCGGTGATAGGTACGTGGCAGGACACGACCAAGTCCGGCGCGATCACGGTCGGCGTCGGCGCGGCCGCTCTGATCATCGGCAGTTTCCTGGTGATGCCCGCGCTGGCCAAGCCCATCGCGGGAGGCATCGGCAGAGTGATAGGCGCGCCGTTCGGCGCGGTCGGCAGACTCGCCGCCACCAACGCCGGGCGCAACACCCGTCGTACCGCCGCGACCGCGTTCGCGCTCACCCTGGGACTGACCCTGGTGGCGGCGTTCGGCACCCTGGGCGCCACCACCAAGGAGAGCGTCAGCGGCGTCATCGACCAGGACATCAACGCCGACGTCGTGGTCCAGGGCGTGGCTTCCCAGGGCCCGCCGACCCCGCTGCCCGGCGGCATCGAGCAGCGGATCGCGGACGTCGACGAGGTCGGTGACGTGGCGTGGCTGGCGTTCGCCTTCGCCCAGCTCTCCGGGGAGCCGCAGGCGCTGTCGGCCGCGGGCGGACCCGTCGGGGAGATGATCGACGCCACGGTGGTCGACGGTTCGCTCGACCCGGGCCCCGACTCGCTCGTCGTGTCCCGGACAGTCGCCCGGGACAAGGGGTGGACGATGGGCGCCTCCGTGCCGCTCGTCGGGCCCGACGGGAGCGAGAGCACCCTCCGGGTCACCGGCGTCTACGAGGACTCCCAGATCCTCGGGCAGTTCTACACCGGGATGGACGTCTACGAACGTCTGGTGCCGGAAAACCTGCGCTCGACCTTCAACGTGCTCGTCGCCGCGGCCGACGGGGTCGGGCAGGACGAGGTCCTCGCCGCGGTGACCGACGAGCTCACCGACATCCCGATCGCCATGGTCCAGAGCAAGCAGCAGTACATCGACACGCAGACCGGCGGTATCGACCAACTGCTGTCGATCATCTACGCCCTGCTCGGATTGGCCCTGGTCATCGCCGTCCTGGGCATCGTCAACACCCTCGCGCTGTCGGTGATCGAACGTCGCACCGAGATCGGGATGCTCCGGGCGGTGGGCATGCAGCGTTCGCAGGTCCGCCGCACGATCAACCTCGAGTCCACGCAGATCGCGGTCTTCGGCGCGTTGATCGGCGCGGCGGTGGGCGTCTACCTCGGCTGGGCGTTCGTCACCGTGCTCGCCGACAGCGGCCTGACGGAGACGACCATCCCGTGGGGCAGCATCGGGATCGTGCTGGCGGCCTCGGCCGTCGTCGGGGTGTTGGCCTCGCTGTGGCCCGCGCACCGGGCCGCCAAGACCGACCCGCTCGAGGCGATCTCGGACTAG